From Companilactobacillus heilongjiangensis, one genomic window encodes:
- a CDS encoding ABC transporter ATP-binding protein, with the protein MFKIARGRINSWQVLGAVIFMIFQVIATLYIPNITSDIVNKGVITGDTNYIVSAGIKMVIVSLITVVAAFGNVLMASQASQGLGRKLRSDLFKKILNFTHDEFDKFETSSLTTRTTNDVVQIQNVMIMMLRMMIMAPIMLIGASFMAYQKNAEMTKIFLISIPVLIVVVGLVMYFAVPLFKAMQKKTDRLNLVFREGLTGVRVIRAFRQDKFEQDRFKDANADYTDNAVKVFTIVAVMFPVVTLVMSGTNVGITWLGAHYIANQSMEIGNMIAFMTYAMQILMSFMILSMVFVFVPRASASAARIQEVFETESKIDVVAKPAKVGEEASLSFNDVNFRYHGAENLALANLNFKVTKGQTLAIIGGTGSGKSSLINLIPRFYDAETGVVSVNGTDIKALSTEDINSKVSMVPQKAFLFKGTIRDNMIYGKEDATDDEIWHALEIAQAADFVKDLDGQLDGEVEQAGDNFSGGQKQRLAIARALVKDASIYVFDDSFSALDFKTDLNLRTALKNDEKISQAVVVIVGQRISTVADADQIVVLDDGKMVGLGTHQELKENNKTYQEIIESQLKEAK; encoded by the coding sequence ATGTTTAAGATTGCTAGAGGTAGGATTAATAGCTGGCAAGTTCTTGGTGCGGTCATTTTTATGATTTTCCAAGTTATTGCGACGCTATATATTCCTAATATTACATCTGACATTGTAAACAAAGGTGTTATCACTGGTGATACTAATTATATCGTAAGTGCCGGGATAAAGATGGTTATTGTTTCACTTATAACTGTCGTTGCTGCTTTTGGTAATGTTTTGATGGCTTCACAAGCCTCACAAGGTTTGGGTCGCAAGTTAAGATCTGACTTATTTAAAAAGATATTAAACTTTACACACGATGAATTTGACAAATTTGAAACTTCATCACTAACAACTAGAACGACTAATGATGTTGTTCAAATCCAAAACGTTATGATCATGATGTTACGTATGATGATTATGGCTCCAATTATGTTGATTGGTGCCAGTTTTATGGCTTATCAAAAGAATGCAGAAATGACGAAGATCTTCTTGATTTCAATTCCTGTATTGATTGTTGTCGTAGGATTGGTAATGTACTTTGCTGTGCCTTTGTTCAAGGCTATGCAGAAAAAGACTGACCGTTTGAACTTGGTTTTCCGTGAAGGTTTAACTGGTGTACGTGTTATCAGAGCTTTCCGTCAAGATAAGTTTGAACAAGACCGTTTCAAGGATGCTAATGCTGATTACACGGACAACGCGGTTAAAGTATTTACTATCGTAGCGGTTATGTTCCCAGTTGTAACGTTGGTCATGAGTGGTACTAACGTTGGTATTACTTGGTTAGGTGCTCATTATATTGCCAATCAATCAATGGAAATTGGTAATATGATTGCCTTCATGACTTATGCCATGCAGATTTTGATGAGTTTCATGATTCTTTCAATGGTTTTCGTTTTCGTTCCTCGTGCTTCAGCTTCAGCTGCTCGTATCCAGGAAGTTTTCGAAACAGAAAGTAAAATTGATGTTGTTGCTAAGCCTGCCAAAGTCGGGGAGGAAGCTTCACTTAGTTTCAATGATGTTAACTTTAGATATCATGGTGCTGAAAATCTAGCTTTAGCTAACTTAAACTTTAAAGTCACAAAGGGTCAAACTTTAGCCATTATCGGTGGTACTGGTTCTGGTAAGAGTTCATTGATCAACTTGATTCCTAGATTCTACGATGCTGAAACTGGTGTTGTTAGTGTCAATGGAACTGACATTAAAGCTTTGAGTACTGAAGATATTAACAGTAAAGTTTCAATGGTGCCACAAAAGGCCTTTCTATTTAAAGGTACTATTCGTGACAACATGATTTATGGTAAAGAAGATGCGACTGATGATGAGATTTGGCACGCATTGGAAATTGCCCAAGCTGCTGATTTCGTTAAAGACCTCGATGGACAATTAGATGGGGAAGTTGAACAAGCTGGTGATAACTTCTCAGGTGGTCAAAAACAACGTTTGGCAATTGCTAGAGCGTTAGTTAAAGATGCCTCAATTTATGTCTTTGATGATTCATTTTCAGCACTTGATTTCAAGACTGACCTTAACTTGCGTACAGCCTTGAAGAATGATGAAAAAATCAGTCAAGCAGTTGTTGTTATCGTTGGTCAACGTATTTCAACTGTTGCTGATGCTGACCAAATCGTTGTCCTAGATGACGGTAAGATGGTTGGTCTTGGTACTCACCAAGAACTAAAAGAAAATAATAAGACTTATCAAGAAATTATCGAGTCTCAATTAAAGGAGGCTAAGTAA
- a CDS encoding Panacea domain-containing protein: MINQRRTGYTVNQIADWYLSKSSMSPKKLQKILYYAYAWVLTLSNDDINHLENRLFDDDIEAWAHGPVIYTVYEEYKLFGYNDIPRYDGEVVMLSEDISDILNQVWDEYGSFTADQLESITHQESPWIRAREGVSPLAYSDKAISDRDIYKCYIERVA; this comes from the coding sequence ATGATTAATCAACGTAGAACTGGCTACACGGTTAACCAGATAGCTGATTGGTATTTAAGTAAATCAAGTATGTCGCCTAAAAAATTACAAAAAATACTTTATTATGCTTATGCTTGGGTTCTGACATTGAGCAACGATGATATTAATCATTTAGAGAATAGGTTATTCGATGATGATATTGAAGCATGGGCACATGGGCCTGTTATATATACTGTTTATGAAGAATATAAATTATTTGGTTACAATGATATTCCTAGATACGATGGGGAAGTTGTAATGCTTTCTGAGGATATTAGTGATATTTTAAATCAAGTTTGGGATGAGTATGGATCATTTACGGCGGACCAGTTAGAAAGTATTACACATCAAGAATCACCCTGGATACGTGCGCGGGAAGGTGTTTCACCTTTGGCCTACAGTGATAAGGCTATAAGTGATAGAGATATATACAAATGTTACATAGAAAGGGTTGCTTAA
- a CDS encoding topology modulation protein, with translation MHIIVVGNSGTGKSTLSKKIARITDYPLLHLDSLWHTTDYSDNAKVWFDQQQKLFMNQKNWIIDGNYSRNMNLRVPQADIIIWLKVSKLKSLFRVLKRSLLWRIDKGSRMEMPEQFSEHLDSDYFEFLKMILSYDNERLLGLIEKYKKDDAQVIIITNSRSKRRFMKSIAKL, from the coding sequence TTGCATATTATCGTTGTGGGAAACTCTGGTACAGGTAAATCAACTTTGTCAAAAAAGATTGCCAGAATTACCGATTATCCATTGCTACACCTTGATAGTCTTTGGCATACGACGGACTACTCTGACAATGCTAAAGTGTGGTTTGATCAGCAGCAAAAACTATTTATGAATCAGAAAAACTGGATTATTGATGGTAATTATTCTCGAAATATGAACTTGAGAGTTCCTCAAGCTGATATTATTATTTGGCTGAAGGTAAGTAAGTTGAAATCATTGTTTAGAGTATTGAAACGTTCTTTATTGTGGCGAATCGATAAAGGTAGTCGAATGGAGATGCCTGAACAATTCAGTGAGCATTTGGACAGTGATTACTTTGAATTTTTAAAAATGATTCTTTCATATGATAATGAAAGATTGCTTGGGTTGATTGAAAAATACAAGAAAGACGATGCTCAGGTTATTATCATCACTAATTCCAGAAGTAAAAGACGATTTATGAAAAGTATTGCTAAGTTATAA
- a CDS encoding CPBP family intramembrane glutamic endopeptidase — protein sequence MKNIKNNYHPIRVILHIIVFLGLFLLEQLPLSILTLTKKDLGSSYPIYQKYAPFATILLLIISATIIILVFKHIRKAPAQKFTKQTWFVIGIATVLTLLINVATVPFMRSSNDNVEALKLVANNSIAILIIFTIFVAPILEEIIFRGIFMNWFFVDKPFLAILISGVLFGYVHAPFSADTDWIYALSKILLGIVLAGVYYRTKNIKADITVHFLNNFLAILGGAITTGVILL from the coding sequence ATGAAGAATATAAAAAATAATTATCATCCCATAAGAGTTATACTTCACATTATAGTCTTTTTAGGACTATTTTTGCTGGAACAATTACCATTAAGTATCCTAACGCTGACAAAAAAAGACCTTGGCTCAAGTTACCCTATATATCAAAAGTACGCACCTTTTGCCACAATTTTGTTATTAATTATCTCAGCGACTATAATTATCCTTGTATTCAAGCACATTCGCAAAGCCCCCGCTCAGAAATTTACGAAACAAACTTGGTTCGTAATTGGTATTGCCACTGTTTTAACACTATTAATAAACGTTGCCACTGTACCATTTATGCGCAGCAGCAACGATAACGTTGAGGCTTTAAAATTAGTTGCTAATAATAGTATAGCTATTTTAATAATCTTTACTATTTTTGTGGCCCCAATTTTAGAAGAAATTATTTTTCGTGGTATTTTCATGAACTGGTTCTTCGTAGACAAACCATTTTTAGCTATTCTTATCAGTGGTGTATTGTTTGGATACGTTCATGCACCCTTTTCAGCAGATACCGATTGGATCTACGCATTGTCGAAAATTTTGTTGGGAATCGTTTTAGCGGGCGTATACTATAGAACAAAAAATATCAAAGCTGATATTACCGTCCACTTTTTAAATAACTTTCTAGCCATTCTCGGGGGTGCCATTACGACAGGAGTAATTTTATTGTGA
- a CDS encoding VOC family protein codes for MKKGIELDMVVSDALTAAETFGKVFAVKILEVQSTVKKDDTVLVDMEGMHIHFLSKNEEVGFKIPVETPSSVWVNVIVDDIEATHDAAVAAGFELVIPITKEQYEGMKYMLLKDTDNYQWMVYQAE; via the coding sequence ATGAAAAAGGGAATCGAATTGGATATGGTGGTTTCTGATGCTTTGACTGCAGCGGAAACTTTTGGAAAAGTATTTGCCGTTAAAATTTTAGAAGTTCAAAGTACTGTTAAAAAAGATGATACTGTTTTGGTGGATATGGAAGGGATGCATATTCATTTTCTAAGTAAGAATGAAGAAGTTGGCTTTAAAATTCCAGTTGAGACGCCATCATCAGTTTGGGTCAATGTGATTGTTGACGATATTGAAGCTACACATGATGCCGCCGTGGCTGCCGGTTTTGAATTGGTTATTCCGATTACTAAAGAGCAGTATGAGGGTATGAAATATATGTTATTGAAAGATACCGATAATTATCAATGGATGGTTTATCAAGCTGAGTAA
- a CDS encoding TetR/AcrR family transcriptional regulator — protein MPNKESDHPKRRRGADLENAVLSAAWELLQEVGYHNFTMAEVAKRANAAKPVLYRRWPEKSSLAATAILTFGPKLDVTVPDTGSLRQDLVDFFNQLIKIFDMFGTDKLKGLVSDRLKSIPMEKLFSAPNSKNQLQDAVEQILKQAENRHELVVKDLSPRVLNLPSVLFINEVVSQEVVNRDVITDIVDEILMPVFLAKK, from the coding sequence TTGCCAAATAAAGAATCAGATCATCCTAAACGCCGTCGTGGCGCCGATTTAGAGAATGCCGTTTTGTCTGCCGCCTGGGAACTTTTGCAAGAAGTCGGCTATCATAATTTCACAATGGCAGAAGTTGCCAAACGGGCCAACGCTGCCAAACCAGTTCTCTATCGTCGATGGCCAGAAAAATCCAGTCTAGCTGCCACTGCTATCCTTACGTTTGGCCCTAAGCTAGATGTCACAGTTCCCGATACTGGATCATTACGCCAAGACTTAGTTGATTTCTTCAATCAATTAATCAAAATATTTGATATGTTTGGAACTGATAAATTAAAGGGCTTGGTCAGTGACAGACTAAAGTCAATTCCAATGGAAAAACTCTTCTCAGCTCCCAATTCTAAAAATCAATTGCAGGATGCTGTTGAACAAATATTAAAACAAGCTGAAAACCGACATGAATTGGTTGTAAAGGACTTATCACCACGAGTTTTAAACTTGCCTAGCGTCCTCTTCATCAATGAAGTTGTCAGTCAAGAAGTAGTTAACCGTGATGTTATTACTGATATCGTTGACGAAATATTAATGCCCGTTTTCTTGGCAAAAAAATAA
- a CDS encoding ABC transporter ATP-binding protein → MAEKKTQSVPSTGGHGPGGHGPNVVVKPKNFWKTTGRLAKYMSSYVIGLIVVLVLAIASAIFQIKTPKILGEATTEIYKGLMTGIAQQKAGLKINGLPINFDKIEHIILIVILMYLASAAFSFVQQLLMTRISQRTVYKLRRDLKSKMQRLPIGYYDSHSNGDIMSRAINDMDNIAGTLQQSLTQFVTSSVTFVGVIWMMLTISWKMTLIALATVPLSLIVVGIIAPQSQKFFKRQQASLGLLNNQVEENYSGHVVVKSFNHEQESIDVFEKENAKLYKASWKAQLISGIVMPLMIFVNNLGYVFVAMYGGIQVANGHVSLGNIQAFLQYMNQFSQPIAQLANLTNTIQATVASAERVFEILDESEMDNTKVDVPDVENGDKVTLDHVKFGYEGRPTLLEDYNLNVKPGEMVAIVGPTGAGKTTIINLLERFYDVKGGSIKLDGKDIRNMSREQVRSHYAMVLQDTWLFTGSIYDNLKYSREDATKEDIIAAAKAAHVDNFVRQLPNGYDTILNEEASNISQGQRQLITIARAFVADPEILILDEATSSVDTRTELHIQHAMERLLKNRTSFVVAHRLSTIQDADKIIVMNHGSIVETGNHDELMAKNGFYADLYNSQFAGNVAL, encoded by the coding sequence ATGGCTGAGAAAAAAACTCAATCCGTACCTTCAACTGGCGGACATGGCCCAGGTGGTCACGGTCCTAACGTTGTTGTAAAACCTAAGAATTTTTGGAAGACTACTGGTCGTTTAGCTAAGTACATGTCAAGTTACGTAATTGGCTTGATTGTTGTTCTAGTTTTGGCGATTGCTTCAGCTATTTTCCAAATTAAGACTCCAAAGATTTTGGGTGAAGCTACAACTGAAATTTACAAAGGTTTGATGACTGGTATTGCGCAACAAAAAGCTGGTTTGAAGATCAATGGATTGCCAATTAATTTCGATAAAATTGAACATATCATTTTAATCGTTATCTTGATGTATCTTGCTTCAGCAGCGTTTAGTTTTGTTCAACAATTATTGATGACTCGTATCTCACAAAGAACTGTTTACAAACTAAGACGAGATTTGAAGTCAAAGATGCAAAGATTGCCAATCGGTTATTATGATTCACATTCTAACGGTGATATCATGTCACGTGCGATTAACGATATGGATAATATTGCCGGAACATTGCAACAAAGTTTGACGCAATTTGTAACTAGTTCGGTAACATTTGTCGGTGTTATTTGGATGATGCTTACGATTAGTTGGAAAATGACATTGATTGCTTTGGCAACTGTGCCACTAAGTTTGATTGTTGTTGGTATCATTGCTCCTCAATCACAGAAGTTTTTCAAGCGTCAACAAGCTTCACTTGGTCTCTTAAATAACCAAGTTGAAGAAAATTATTCTGGTCACGTTGTTGTTAAGAGTTTCAACCACGAACAAGAATCAATTGATGTCTTCGAAAAAGAAAATGCTAAGTTGTACAAAGCTTCATGGAAGGCGCAATTGATTTCTGGTATCGTTATGCCTTTGATGATCTTCGTTAATAACTTAGGTTATGTTTTCGTTGCCATGTATGGTGGTATTCAAGTTGCTAATGGTCATGTTTCTTTAGGTAATATCCAAGCATTCTTGCAATACATGAACCAATTCTCACAACCAATTGCCCAACTAGCTAACTTGACTAATACCATTCAAGCAACAGTTGCCTCAGCTGAACGTGTCTTTGAAATTTTGGATGAATCTGAAATGGATAATACCAAGGTTGACGTACCTGATGTTGAAAATGGCGACAAGGTAACACTTGATCACGTTAAGTTTGGTTATGAAGGTCGTCCAACATTATTGGAAGACTATAACTTGAATGTTAAACCAGGTGAAATGGTAGCGATTGTTGGACCAACTGGTGCTGGTAAGACAACTATTATCAACTTGCTAGAACGTTTCTACGATGTTAAAGGCGGTTCAATCAAGCTTGATGGTAAAGACATTCGTAATATGAGTCGTGAACAAGTGAGAAGTCACTATGCAATGGTGCTTCAAGATACATGGCTCTTCACTGGATCAATTTATGACAACTTGAAGTACAGTCGTGAAGATGCAACTAAGGAAGATATTATCGCTGCGGCCAAAGCGGCCCACGTAGATAACTTCGTTCGTCAATTGCCTAATGGTTATGACACTATCTTGAATGAAGAAGCTTCTAACATCTCACAAGGTCAAAGACAGTTGATTACAATTGCTCGTGCCTTTGTTGCTGATCCCGAAATTCTAATTTTGGATGAGGCCACTTCTTCAGTTGATACCAGAACTGAATTACACATTCAACATGCGATGGAACGTCTCTTGAAGAATAGAACAAGTTTCGTGGTTGCCCACAGACTTTCAACTATTCAAGATGCCGACAAGATTATCGTAATGAACCATGGTTCAATTGTTGAAACTGGTAATCACGATGAATTGATGGCAAAGAATGGCTTCTATGCCGATCTTTACAATTCACAATTTGCTGGAAATGTTGCACTATAA
- the nfsA gene encoding oxygen-insensitive NADPH nitroreductase yields MNPTIENMLQHVSVRDFTDLPITAEQKDSLLAAAQHGASSEFVQAFSIIEITDKNLQNELSDITISSPHVKKADTFYVFVADLHHQATILRNHEMSLEPIKNMEPMIVSIIDTAIAAQNMAIAAESMGLGICYIGSLRNNISQVAELLHLPDFTIPLFGMTIGVPKFKNQLKPRMPKDNHVATNYYDESKFNDLSSYDQTVKDYYMNRKTHPTDTSWTDKNLAIFKEVHRPDIAEFLKKQGFSLK; encoded by the coding sequence ATGAATCCAACTATTGAAAATATGCTCCAACACGTCTCTGTACGTGACTTTACCGATCTACCAATCACTGCAGAACAAAAAGATTCTTTACTTGCTGCTGCTCAACATGGGGCATCGTCAGAATTCGTTCAGGCCTTTTCAATCATTGAAATCACTGATAAAAATTTGCAAAATGAATTATCAGATATTACTATCAGCTCACCACACGTAAAAAAGGCTGATACCTTCTACGTATTCGTTGCAGATTTGCATCATCAGGCAACTATTTTACGCAATCACGAGATGAGTCTGGAACCAATCAAAAATATGGAACCAATGATTGTCTCAATTATCGATACCGCAATTGCAGCACAAAACATGGCAATAGCCGCTGAATCAATGGGCTTAGGTATCTGTTACATCGGAAGTTTGCGTAACAATATCAGTCAAGTTGCTGAACTTTTACACTTGCCAGACTTCACAATTCCATTGTTTGGTATGACTATCGGTGTTCCTAAATTTAAAAACCAATTGAAACCACGAATGCCAAAGGATAATCATGTTGCCACTAATTATTATGATGAAAGTAAATTTAATGACTTGTCATCTTATGATCAAACAGTTAAAGATTATTACATGAATCGCAAGACACATCCAACTGATACTTCGTGGACTGACAAAAACTTAGCTATTTTCAAAGAGGTACATCGTCCTGATATTGCGGAATTTTTGAAGAAACAAGGTTTCTCACTGAAGTAA
- a CDS encoding helix-turn-helix domain-containing protein, with protein MDNLGDILKEVRQQQQLSQLETAEDICSQSTLSEIEHNKYIPSTQLLINLCEKLSIVFDDLTLAGNFNICKESYFNKKVSNYYKNQEYIQLRRFLNRPTVLETVQTNKQTQAYYFYLALCALKLDRKYDNAKELLKLSLASAGHSRKQTTLTRLGNIALAYVYAQQGLKTSTLRQINLSFKNLTKMEYDENFNLIFYVAALSYFQLSKFDLAIEVIEQGIHYIISNESHFMLINSLYLMANITEVIKQNNTQLAIKSYDIFNAFIHERDYETVNE; from the coding sequence ATGGATAATTTAGGTGATATTTTAAAAGAAGTTCGGCAACAGCAACAGTTATCTCAACTCGAGACGGCCGAAGATATTTGCTCCCAATCTACCCTTTCTGAAATTGAGCACAACAAATACATTCCCAGCACACAATTATTAATCAACCTCTGTGAAAAGCTATCAATTGTTTTTGACGACTTAACATTGGCTGGTAACTTTAATATTTGTAAGGAAAGCTATTTTAATAAAAAAGTCAGTAATTATTACAAGAATCAAGAATATATTCAACTACGCAGATTCCTTAACCGCCCAACTGTTCTGGAAACTGTTCAAACTAACAAGCAAACTCAAGCATATTATTTCTACTTAGCGCTCTGCGCACTCAAGCTGGATCGTAAATACGACAACGCCAAAGAACTCTTGAAATTGTCACTTGCTAGCGCCGGCCATAGTCGCAAACAGACAACACTGACTAGACTCGGGAATATTGCCCTAGCCTATGTGTACGCACAACAAGGTTTAAAAACTTCCACATTACGTCAAATCAATTTGTCTTTCAAAAACCTAACGAAGATGGAATACGATGAGAACTTTAATTTAATCTTCTATGTAGCAGCCCTATCATATTTCCAACTTTCCAAATTTGATCTAGCAATTGAAGTGATTGAACAAGGTATCCACTACATCATCAGTAATGAATCCCACTTCATGTTGATTAACAGTCTCTACTTGATGGCCAACATTACCGAAGTAATCAAGCAAAATAATACTCAACTGGCAATCAAGAGTTATGACATCTTCAATGCTTTCATCCACGAACGCGACTATGAAACGGTCAATGAATGA
- a CDS encoding NUDIX hydrolase, translated as MDDVELLIEQLQAIAQTGKHYSKDVFDRERYEQLENVTKKLTTKLTNNVTPKQLGIFFDSDTGYVTPKVDVRAATFKDDKILLVREKSSGEWSIPGGWGDIGYSAADIAVKETFEEAGIKVKPLKMISIKDMQKNHYPKKNLNYVYKLFFECTPEESDIHSGVETSDVKYFTLDEAMTLNLSLARNMPDDFKRAFDCHHSQQWTTYFD; from the coding sequence ATGGATGATGTGGAACTATTAATCGAACAACTTCAGGCAATTGCCCAAACGGGTAAACATTACAGCAAGGACGTTTTTGACCGTGAACGATATGAGCAATTGGAAAATGTCACCAAAAAGTTAACCACAAAACTGACCAATAATGTTACTCCAAAACAATTAGGCATATTCTTTGATTCCGATACAGGTTATGTAACACCTAAAGTTGACGTACGTGCTGCAACATTTAAGGACGACAAGATTCTACTCGTGCGTGAAAAAAGCAGTGGTGAATGGTCTATCCCCGGTGGCTGGGGCGATATTGGCTATTCGGCTGCTGATATTGCTGTCAAAGAAACCTTTGAGGAAGCCGGTATCAAAGTTAAACCTCTAAAAATGATTTCTATTAAAGATATGCAAAAAAATCACTATCCAAAGAAAAATTTAAATTACGTCTACAAGCTATTCTTTGAATGCACTCCCGAAGAATCTGACATCCACAGTGGTGTCGAAACATCTGATGTCAAGTACTTCACACTTGATGAAGCTATGACTTTGAATTTATCGCTTGCACGCAACATGCCAGATGATTTCAAACGTGCTTTTGATTGTCATCATTCACAACAATGGACAACTTATTTCGACTAA
- a CDS encoding MDR family MFS transporter, translating to MQSQNIKKETQTTSNNRSSVVKVAIILVFGAIAPMLDTTMTNVAINTIMKNLNSSVNQVQWVTTSYILALGIFVPIAGWAVDHFSGKKIYITALLVFLLGSIVSGVSTDINFLIVGRIIQGAGAGVIMSIITTLVVRAAGPMGLGSIMAIVGLPAILAPILGPTIGGFIVKALNWHWIFYVNIPVALGSIILLYFMMPEFKPTVSKKSFDWISLLLLGGAFTTLILGVTKLSTSGKFTNSDVFVPILIGLALLVGYGVYAWMFPKKALVSLKLFRFPSFTASTILLLMSGLTVNGAMFILPLYLQNIRGLSVVMSGVYLISQGLGLLIARSQIGKLTDKIGARWVVLAAIAIAVIGTLPFAFFNTKTATWLILLTLFVRGIAQGGMTIPIMSDAYSGVPSELVSEATTASRMLQNIGGAFGTALLATWIQTQLNGQMITPAHLNSAYQGAFMVTVVVTVLAVIPAWFLSHHLDK from the coding sequence ATGCAATCTCAAAATATTAAAAAAGAAACACAAACGACTTCCAACAATCGTTCTTCAGTTGTTAAAGTGGCCATTATCCTAGTGTTTGGGGCAATTGCGCCAATGCTTGATACGACCATGACTAATGTTGCGATTAATACTATTATGAAAAACCTTAACAGTTCCGTCAATCAGGTTCAATGGGTGACAACTAGTTATATTTTAGCACTCGGAATCTTCGTACCAATTGCTGGTTGGGCGGTTGATCATTTCAGTGGTAAGAAAATTTATATAACGGCGTTATTAGTTTTCTTACTCGGCTCGATTGTTTCTGGAGTTTCAACAGATATTAATTTCTTGATAGTCGGTCGTATTATTCAAGGTGCTGGGGCAGGTGTAATCATGTCGATTATCACAACCTTAGTAGTTAGAGCAGCTGGTCCTATGGGACTTGGTAGCATTATGGCTATTGTGGGACTTCCCGCAATCTTAGCACCGATTTTAGGACCAACGATTGGTGGTTTTATTGTTAAAGCACTCAATTGGCACTGGATATTCTATGTCAATATTCCGGTAGCGCTTGGTTCAATTATTTTACTGTATTTTATGATGCCAGAATTTAAACCAACAGTTTCTAAAAAGAGTTTTGACTGGATCAGTTTATTGTTATTAGGTGGAGCTTTTACAACTTTGATTTTAGGCGTTACGAAATTAAGTACTAGTGGAAAATTCACTAATAGTGACGTTTTTGTACCAATCCTAATAGGTTTGGCGTTATTAGTGGGATATGGTGTTTACGCTTGGATGTTTCCTAAAAAAGCTTTAGTTAGTCTGAAGTTATTCAGGTTTCCTAGTTTCACAGCCTCAACGATTTTACTATTAATGTCAGGCTTAACAGTCAACGGGGCCATGTTCATTTTGCCACTATATTTACAAAATATTCGTGGATTAAGCGTAGTGATGTCAGGTGTTTATCTGATTTCTCAAGGTTTAGGATTACTGATTGCCAGAAGTCAGATTGGTAAATTAACAGATAAAATTGGTGCACGTTGGGTCGTGTTAGCCGCAATTGCGATTGCAGTTATCGGAACTTTGCCATTCGCATTCTTCAATACAAAAACAGCCACTTGGTTGATTTTATTGACATTATTCGTTCGTGGAATTGCTCAAGGTGGTATGACGATTCCAATTATGTCAGACGCATATTCTGGCGTACCAAGTGAATTAGTTTCAGAAGCAACAACAGCATCGAGAATGTTGCAAAATATCGGTGGTGCTTTTGGGACAGCTTTGTTGGCAACGTGGATTCAAACACAGTTGAACGGTCAGATGATCACACCAGCACATTTGAATTCAGCTTATCAAGGGGCGTTCATGGTTACTGTGGTTGTGACTGTTTTAGCGGTTATTCCAGCTTGGTTCCTGAGCCATCATTTGGATAAATAA